From a single Rosa rugosa chromosome 7, drRosRugo1.1, whole genome shotgun sequence genomic region:
- the LOC133722910 gene encoding uncharacterized protein LOC133722910, which translates to MRLQDGFVFGTVHSGFGFNGDEVQEIGPNLYFSGLCDPAVLEEIKGLATEMLSMQFGASVVSAVETLGALLGSCHSSFLVGGIDFSGTHLLALGGGSKVGTAKPYNYTTIGLGAETALAVLIARFLPGMSVKDAKSAVMQALFRVIVESNDSTLNGSVFIIGLDSLVLSLNCVFRHGRGDSSKEFFFLSDIPGEGTAATDAAGSDATQEEGKV; encoded by the exons ATGAGGCTGCAG GatggttttgtttttgggaCTGTTCATTCTGGCTTTGGCTTCAATGGGGATGAGGTCCAGGAAATCGGTCCTAACTTGTATTTTTCTGGGCTTTGTGATCCTGCTGTACTCGAGGAAATTAAAG GTCTTGCCACAGAGATGTTGTCCATGCAATTCGGAGCCTCTGTTGTGTCAGCAGTAGAGACTCTTGGTGCATTGCTTGGAAGCTGCCACTCCTCATTTTTAGTTGGTGGGATTGATTTTTCGGGTACCCATTTGCTAGCTTTGGGTGGAGGGAGCAAAGTTGGAACTGCAAAACCATACAACTACACAACTATCGGTCTTGGGGCAGAAACAGCTCTTGCAGTTCTCATTGCACGATTCCTGCCCGGGATGAGT gttaaaGATGCGAAGAGTGCTGTGATGCAGGCCCTTTTTCGTGTGATAGTCGAATCCAACGACTCCACACTGAATGGGTCTGTCTTCATTATTGGTTTAGACTCACTTGTTCTTAGTTTGAACTGTGTTTTTAGACATGGTCGTGGTGACAGCTCCAAAG AGTTTTTTTTCCTTAGTGACATTCCTGGAGAGGGCACAGCTGCTACTGATGCTGCTGGTTCTGATGCGACACAAGAGGAAGGAAAGGTTTAA
- the LOC133723465 gene encoding large ribosomal subunit protein P2y-like: MKVIAAYLLAVLGGKTSPTAEDIKSILGAVGAEADDDRLQFLLKEVQGKDITELIASGREKLASVPSGGGGAVAVAAPAGGGAAAPAAAEAKKEEKVEEKEESDDDMGFSLFD; this comes from the exons ATGAAGGTGATCGCTGCTTATTTGCTGGCTGTGTTGGGCGGCAAGACCAGCCCTACTGCCGAAGACATCAAGAGCATCCTTGGCGCTG TTGGTGCTGAAGCAGATGATGACAGGCTTCAGTTTCTTCTCAAGGAAGTTCAGGGTAAGGACATAACAGAGCTTATTGCCTCTGGAAGGGAGAAGTTGGCTTCTGTTCCATCTGGTGGTGGAGGTGCTGTTGCAGTGGCTGCCCCTGCTGGTGGCGGTGCTGCTGCTCCTGCTGCAGCTGAggcaaagaaggaagaaaaggtTGAGGAGAAAGAGGAGTCTGATGAT GATATGGGCTTCAGTCTGTTTGACTAG
- the LOC133721696 gene encoding uncharacterized protein LOC133721696 yields the protein MESSSTEAFISSVLTKEEDAARLHIEEIRTQKFSIGKKDSNPLTLDLHHAVTSLSAELYQKDIHFLMELIQNAEDNEYKEGVQPTLEFVLTKKDITGSGASATLLVFNNEVGFTRKNIDSICSIGRSTKKGKRQQGFIGEKGIGFKSVFLVSSQPHIFSNGYCVRFDEEPDQDCGIGYVVPQWVSGKPYLSSICDVYGSEKILPTTTFILPLKLDKVEAVRAQLSELHPEILLFLSKVKRLYVRGCDPEEAGGVSTISIFSETEHLKLSDKTAKSRFVQLSVKEKMCDAEQLCKYYLWREEFPVNPRNKVRIRMDVEKWVITLAFPFGERLRRGTSSVGIFAFLPTAMVTNFPFIIQADFILASSRESIMLDNVWNLGILKCVPPAFVNAFQSCVEDFSLFPSISQPFEFLPAQDSPIPEFSNLRESIRTNLQDLKIVPCQVFSGKCLFLQPQCAHRILPKFRDLLVRIRSEGAVSSGSASLKRVLHPYLDIEKYSAVLEFLGVTSSSGAWYTTCINSCNLVLLSDEVYIQLLGFIADNKEKFSNHIDRVPLIKYINREGNSELSTMTKTTTAGMLKVRYSLEVELHSWLNKCNMELGCPINVYLVPNSTQKALLKYPKIVNNEKTNHFKSSSLYNWLSYHAGVKLFTTHDYASLLWNHVLTEEPSLAVTLASFLYHAHKKCFLNDSQIHYFCERIPVIDGAGNIQMQRTVTLVHALGSKWVKLFGPQNPFLQQNYVDIGGVYSKSCMFLGESTPRKELLNFVSKYSKAVDLPELSPPDVTLQITSHELSSEQAFLLLDWIRLLRTRGSCLPTKFIESIRDGKWMKTYTGYVSPRRAFLPNETGKIIFDMMKHVMEDISIIDVDFYENQIILYQDELKFLGVGLGSEAVRKLVSDHFKSFTSQGMSKEFSFALLDFISFSKRRRMVDKDWLSVMKEKKWLKTHHGYDASKGSILLPSDIEAETCSKVTNLPIVDEAFYGSRLRSFLSVLRLLEIEYDREEVQKLIAQNVILTPNLSTMTGSCGLLLLKCIRCLGSGAAGLINTIKCQPWMKTTFGFRCPEETVLIDPCWGSLLSVLQVPTIDELYYGNEMRHFIDELQAIGVVVGNVGVSNTIAARFKSILSSSGLAPSNVLSLLGCIREISQTMSLQSPELNWLLCEKWLKTRHGYKTPNESIIFSSKWGSILLYVDLPLVDDIYYGLGIYKFKDELQMLGAITDFEGGALFVAKGLCSPIDPELVSADGFISLLECIKSLKSRSLDDPLLGDFVKNIAKSRCLKIRNGYKTPEECILFDPAWEGILKRSDAPTIDESFTGTDISLYKNQLRDIGVKVDPLEVCSLLSGLLLSLTDTAYITRIYSFLTEFFWSPQVLDKCNSKVWIPDPKGTGEWVNSLDCVLHDRKNLFGSRFFCLDKLYKKELLPMFCSAFGVAEHPSINDYLQLWNTWAMRDNFQVTVEECNSFWGCVFDNWNQHVEDTLKEKLTKLPATISSMVGEIYVMSREEVFIADDLQLKTIFSSCDKVPLFVWFPKSNSSSFIPPRRLRKIYDCLGVKRISQSVEYNVSGMESLDHLEKVEPRNELIRRGLIKIILGFLAGPLVDMPLKERHKAAKLISVLSVYKSDKPIKVCYRLMPSASTTVEVEKIKLVLWEKNLQRLLIDRLAYEDGKADLEFVTSFADELAQGLLADARPTAADALSKIIQMGFMFDFIENEVDFLLMKENLELYMEDEQFLDSAFVSSGKSGLVYRKRSCKQSQQFDPSTPMVSCKKQRK from the exons ATGGAAAGCTCCTCAACTGAAGCTTTTATAAGCTCTGTATTGACCAAAGAAGAAGACGCTGCTAGACTTCACATAGAAGAGATCAGGACCCAAAAGTTCTCCATAGGGAAGAAAGACTCAAATCCCTTAACTCTTGATCTGCACCATGCAGTCACTAGTCTATCTGCCGAGCTCTATCAGAAAGACATCCATTTCCTAATGGAGCTCATACAG AATGCAGAGGACAATGAGTACAAAGAAGGTGTACAGCCAACGCTGGAATTTGTGCTGACCAAGAAAGACATAACCGGGTCTGGAGCATCTGCTACTCTGCTCGTTTTCAACAATGAGGTTGGCTTTACTAGGAAGAACATCGATTCCATATGCAGCATAGGCCGTTCTACCAAGAAGGGGAAGAGACAACAAGGCTTTATTGGAGAAAAAG GAATTGGATTCAAAAGTGTGTTTCTTGTGTCTTCACAACCGCACATATTTAGCAATGGATATTGTGTCAGATTTGATGAAGAACCAGACCAGGATTGTGGTATTGGGTATGTAGTTCCTCAATGGGTTTCCGGAAAGCCTTACTTGTCAAGCATATGTGATGTGTATGGGTCTGAGAAGATCTTGCCAACGACTACATTCATCCTTCCTCTAAAGCTTGACAAGGTGGAAGCGGTAAGAGCACAATTGTCAGAGCTGCACCCAGAGATTCTCTTGTTTTTGTCCAAGGTAAAGCGGCTATATGTACGCGGGTGTGATCCTGAAGAAGCTGGTGGTGTCTCCACAATTTCTATATTTAGTGAGACTGAACATCTGAAGTTGAGTGATAAAACAGCCAAGTCACGATTTGTTCAACTTTCAGTCAAAGAAAAGATGTGTGATGCTGAGCAGCTGTGCAAGTATTACTTATGGAGAGAGGAATTTCCTGTAAACCCTAGAAATAAAGTTCGTATAAGGATGGATGTGGAGAAATGGGTGATCACCCTTGCTTTCCCATTTGGAGAAAGATTGAGAAGGGGAACATCATCTGTTGGTATATTTGCTTTCCTGCCCACAGCGATGGTTACAAACTTTCCGTTTATAATTCAAGCAGATTTCATCCTCGCTTCTTCACGAGAATCTATAATGTTGGACAATGTATGGAATTTGGGAATTCTTAAATGTGTCCCTCCAGCTTTTGTGAATGCTTTTCAGTCTTGTGTGGAAGACTTCTCTCTGTTTCCTTCCATAAGTCAGCCATTTGAGTTTTTACCTGCTCAAGATTCACCAATTCCTGAGTTTAGCAACCTAAGAGAGTCTATTAGAACTAACTTGCAAGATTTAAAGATAGTGCCCTGTCAAGTATTTTCTGGTAAGTGTTTATTCCTGCAGCCTCAATGTGCACATCGGATCCTGCCAAAATTTAGGGACCTACTGGTTCGAATTAGAAGTGAAGGGGCTGTTTCAAGTGGTTCAGCTTCATTGAAGAGGGTCTTGCATCCATATCTGGATATTGAAAAATACAGTGCAGTTCTGGAGTTCCTAGGTGTGACATCTTCCAGTGGTGCTTGGTACACAACCTGCATCAACTCCTGCAATCTTGTTTTGTTATCTGATGAGGTCTATATTCAACTACTTGGTTTCATTGCTGATAATAAGGAAAAGTTCTCGAATCATATTGACCGTGTACCTCTTATTAAATACATCAATCGGGAAGGGAATTCAGAATTGAGTACAATGACCAAAACCACCACAGCAGGGATGCTAAAGGTTCGATATTCTTTGGAGGTAGAGCTTCACTCATGGCTGAACAAGTGCAATATGGAGCTTGGATGTCCTATTAACGTGTATTTGGTCCCCAATAGCACACAGAAAGCTCTTTTGAAGTATCCAAAAATTGTTAATAATGAAAAGACAAATCATTTTAAAAGCTCATCTCTCTACAATTGGCTTTCATACCATGCAGGAGTGAAATTATTTACAACACATGATTATGCTTCCTTGCTCTGGAATCATGTATTGACTGAGGAACCATCTCTTGCAGTTACATTGGCCAGTTTCCTTTATCACGCCCACAAGAAATGTTTCCTTAATGATAGTCAGATACATTATTTCTGTGAAAGGATCCCAGTTATTGATGGGGCTGGCAATATTCAAATGCAAAGGACTGTCACTCTCGTCCATGCACTAGGAAGCAAATGGGTGAAGTTGTTTGGACCTCAGAATCCTTTTCTGCAACAAAATTATGTGGATATAGGGGGTGTTTATTCCAAAAGTTGTATGTTCCTAGGAGAATCTACTCCTAGGAAAGAGCTTCTTAATTTTGTTTCCAAGTACAGTAAAGCTGTGGACTTACCAGAGCTGAGCCCTCCAGATGTAACGTTGCAGATAACATCTCATGAACTGTCAAGCGAACAGGCCTTTTTACTGCTTGATTGGATCAGATTACTTCGAACTAGGGGTTCATGTTTACCTACAAAGTTCATTGAAAGCATTCGAGATGGAAAATGGATGAAGACATATACAGGCTATGTTTCTCCAAGACGGGCCTTTCTtcccaatgaaacagggaaaattATTTTTGATATGATGAAGCATGTTATGGAGGATATCTCCATTATAGACGTTGATTTTTATGAGAATCAAATCATTCTTTATCAAgatgaattgaaatttcttGGTGTGGGGCTTGGATCAGAAGCTGTGAGGAAGCTGGTTTCTGATCACTTTAAGTCTTTTACCTCTCAGGGAATGAGCAAAGAGTTCAGCTTTGCTTTGCTGGATttcattagtttctctaaacGAAGAAGGATGGTGGATAAGGATTGGTTGTCTGTTATGAAGGAGAAGAAGTGGCTGAAGACTCATCATGGCTATGATGCTTCTAAGGGATCTATTCTCTTGCCATCTGACATAGAAGCTGAAACATGTTCAAAAGTTACAAATCTTCCTATTGTTGATGAAGCATTCTATGGTAGCAGATTAAGATCTTTCTTATCTGTTTTAAGGCTACTTGAGATTGAATATGACAGGGAGGAGGTGCAAAAATTAATTGCACAGAATGTAATATTGACTCCAAATCTGTCTACGATGACTGGTAGCTGTGGTTTATTGCTTCTTAAATGTATCAGATGTTTGGGAAGTGGAGCTGCTGGTTTGATTAATACGATTAAATGTCAACCTTGGATGAAGACAACTTTTGGTTTTAGATGCCCTGAAGAAACTGTCCTTATTGATCCTTGTTGGGGTTCTTTGTTGAGTGTTCTTCAGGTGCCTACCATAGATGAATTGTACTATGGAAATGAAATGAGGCATTTCATTGATGAGTTGCAAGCCATTGGAGTGGTGGTTGGAAATGTTGGAGTAAGTAATACGATTGCTGCTCGGTTTAAATCAATCTTGTCTTCTTCTGGTCTGGCGCCTTCCAATGTCCTGTCTCTATTAGGTTGCATTAGAGAAATCAGTCAAACGATGTCTTTACAGTCCCCTGAATTGAATTGGTTGCTGTGTGAGAAATGGCTGAAAACACGTCATGGTTATAAGACTCCTAATGAATCCATTATTTTCAGCTCTAAATGGGGATCAATCTTGTTGTATGTGGATCTCCCTCTCGTAGATGATATTTATTATGGTCTTGGCATATATAAGTTCAAGGATGAACTCCAGATGCTGGGTGCCATCACGGATTTTGAAGGAGGAGCTCTTTTTGTAGCTAAAGGTCTATGCAGCCCAATTGACCCTGAGCTAGTTTCTGCAGATGGATTTATATCATTGCTAGAGTGCATCAAGTCCCTGAAGTCGAGGTCTCTTGATGACCCCTTGCTGGGTGACTTTGTCAAGAACATTGCAAAAAGCAGGTGTCTAAAGATCAGGAATGGGTACAAAACGCCTGAAGAATGTATTCTGTTTGATCCAGCCTGGGAAGGTATTCTGAAGCGATCAGATGCACCAACAATTGATGAAAGTTTTACTGGAACTGACATTTCTTTATACAAGAATCAGTTGAGAGATATTGGTGTGAAGGTAGATCCTCTCGAGGTTTGTTCTCTTCTTTCTGGGCTTCTTTTGTCACTGACAGACACGGCATATATAACAAGGATTTATAGCTTCCTCACTGAGTTCTTCTGGAGTCCACAAGTGCTAGATAAATGCAACTCTAAGGTTTGGATACCTGACCCAAAGGGTACTGGTGAATGGGTTAATTCTCTGGATTGCGTACTTCATGATAGGAAAAATCTCTTTGGCTCtcgttttttttgtcttgacaAGTTGTATAAGAAAGAGCTTCTCCCCATGTTTTGTTCAGCCTTTGGAGTTGCAGAACATCCTTCCATCAATGACTACTTGCAGCTATGGAACACATGGGCTATGAGGGATAACTTCCAAGTGACTGTTGAAGAGTGCAACTCGTTTTGGGGATGTGTATTCGACAACTGGAATCAACATGTAGAAGATACTCTGAAGGAGAAGTTGACCAAATTACCTGCCACGATTTCGTCCATGGTTGGGGAAATATATGTGATGAGCAGAGAGGAAGTATTCATTGCTGATGACTTGCAATTGAAAACTATCTTCTCAAGCTGTGATAAGGTTCCTTTGTTTGTCTGGTTTCCTAAGAGTAACAGCTCGTCTTTTATTCCTCCTAGAAGGCTACGTAAAATTTACGATTGCCTTGGAGTTAAAAGGATTTCTCAATCAGTTGAGTATAATGTGAGTGGCATGGAATCATTAGATCATTTGGAAAAGGTTGAACCAAGAAATGAACTGATCAGAAGGGGTTTAATCAAAATTATTCTGGGTTTTCTTGCTGGTCCTTTGGTAGATATGCCATTGAAAGAGAGACACAAGGCTGCAAAGTTGATAAGCGTGCTGTCAGTTTATAAGAGTGACAAGCCAATTAAAGTCTGCTATCGACTAATGCCATCTGCGAGTACAACAGTCGAGGTAGAGAAAATAAAGCTGGTTCTTTGGGAGAAGAATTTGCAGCGATTACTGATTGATAGATTGGCCTATGAAGATGGAAAAGCTGATCTAGAATTTGTTACTTCTTTTGCTGATGAACTGGCGCAAGGACTGTTAGCAGATGCAAGACCCACAGCTGCAGATGCACTGAGCAAGATTATCCAAATGGGATTTATGTTTGATTTTATTGAGAATGAAGTTGATTTTTTGCTGATGAAAGAAAATCTAGAGTTATATATGGAGGATGAGCAGTTTCTTGATTCTGCTTTCGTCTCATCTGGAAAAAGTGGTCTTGTTTATCGAAAGCGATCATGTAAGCAGTCACAACAATTTGATCCTTCCACGCCAATGGTGTCTTGCAAGAAGCAGCGTAAGTGA